TTCAAAGGTTAACAGTTAAAACATCTAAtaatggaaaaagaagaagaCACAGTACTTGCATGAATAAGACAAATAAGAGATTAGTGTGAGGGACACCCTGTAATACTGACCTACAGAATCAAAGTTTTTTTCCGGTCGAATATATCCAGTTATGACTATACTAAGAATTTCTCCATAAAAGTCATCTTTGAAGGTGTGGATAATGTGCGTTTCCTAAGGGAAGAGAAATAAGTTGGTGTTTATGATGAACTTTGATTTAATTCCTCTCACTGTAAGGATGCACTTCTAATGTTCCTAATTCAAATTTTACCCAATAGATACCAATAAAAAGGACATTTAGTTTAGCATGTATAATGCAATATTAAAAGGCTAGGGCTTTTGCTTATGTTAGGAAGAAGAATTGTATTTTTCATGGAATTTAAGAAATGtgatagccaaaaaaaaaaaaaaaagaaaacatgccaTTACTCAGGAGAAATGCTTCACCACTTCTCAGAGGTAAGATTTCCAAGgcaacaaatcaaaaccaaagctTAATGTTTCATCATGAAGTTGATGCATCCAAATGGGTATGAAAATTTTGATTGAAATAGTTGGCTTAAGGAGACCTTTTACAACCAGCTCACACAGAATCTGAATGATAAAATTCAAGAAGGAGCGAAGGCTGTGACGGGGTTTCACCTCATGCTCAAAACCATTCATGCACATCTCCTTCTTTAATGTAGGCCCACCCAtagcaaaagcagcagaaataccaAATGGAAAGTTTTGGATTACCTGCTCAGAAAAGTTAACtgcaaaaatttttaaaagtgtcCCTTAGCATGGGACAAGAATATTACAAGGTCTTCAAACATTTAATACTTTAGAAAGTTCATGCCTTAGAGCTTCATacacaaataaagtattttaaacaaCTAAAACAGAGCTTTGCAAGACTCAGAAAAAGCAACAGCACCTGACAAGAAAAACACAGCAGTCACAGCTCAGGATTTTAACTCAACTCCTCCATCCCATTACTATGtacatctgaatattttttttctgtatatcaaGCCAAAGCACCTCATGTCTGGATTCCACCATTTAAGAGAAAAACTAATAGAAAATCCTTATCAACTAAGATGCCCAAACATATCTTATTTGAAATGTAAATAGACTGCAGAGAACAATAGATAAATGTGTTACAGTTTATGCTAGGGGGTCTTGTAACCAGTTAATTCAATGCATTTATCGAGCTGATGCTTAGTTAGCTATCACCACCATAAGAAACCACAATTTCAGAAATACTGTTAAGTTTTTATTTTAGAAGTATATAAGTAATGATGgaatagaaagaagaaaacaaactttaCTCACATACAGCTCTATACTCTCTGGTTACTAAGAGTATTTTCTTTTCACAATACAAACATATGGatataaaatacatttctaaGAGCAAACAAATTTATAGATCTCATTTATGGATCAAATTCTGCTTATCTTATTCAAATTCAACATCTGGCTCACTTATTACAATAAAAATTCCACACAAAGCAAAATTCTTACCACTGATTTCTTAATATTCTTATAGAAAGGATTCCATCCTATGCTCACAACCATTTTATGCACATCTCCATTTCCAACACAGGCCCATCCATAGTATATACCAGTAGACATATCAGATGGAAAGCTTTCAACTACTTGCTCAGAAAAGTTGGCTGCAAAAATTTTTGAAAATGTAAAGTGTGAGTGATACTGTGTAAGTCAAAGACATAAGAGAATCTTCAAACATTTAAAAGCCAAACTCTGCCTACGTATTATTTACAAACATAACACTGATGAGGATGCAAATGATGCAATGTGTCATTTGGCAAAGTATAAAATACAAAACAGGTTCACAAAATTCAGTTCCTGTGATAATATTAGAGTTATCACGCAACTTATGCATACCATATTTTATACTTATACACATTCTCTTCTGTGGTAATAATTAATAAACATGTTACATACCCAGTTGAACGTATTTCACTCTTAGCATAACCATTTAGTATGGTGAAAGATAAGAAAAACATTCAAGTTTCTTCTGCACTACAAAATATCATCTCAGAATGATTTACTTGCAAGTTAAATAATTActtatgaaataaaatacatagAAATAATTGAAATTATTATTTAGTCACCTGTCAATTTTGGACAAGTTGCCTTTCAGAGGCATCTGTGGATTTTGGGGATTTTCTTTGAAAACTACATCCCTACAGTAAAATAAATCACCTTCTGAATGAAGCTAGACTTCTTGCAAAATTATTGTCCTCCTGCCTCCCACATAAGTAGATCTCTGCAGGCAAAACATCAAGTTGACTTGAAAAAATTTATAGTTACTGAATTTTCATCAAAGCTCACAAGCAATAACAACTTCCCTCTCCTATTCCCTTTACACCATTTATAAGTCATAAGTAAAATGCAAAATTGTTAACAGATGTTGTCAGAAATCCAGCACCTCAAGATTAGTCTTACATAGTTTGTCTGCTAGGAGTGGTGCAACATGACTGCTGACTTCACTAAGACAGGCCAAAATTCACTTGAATTACACATCTTTATTTATATACCTGAAACAGAGATGAACAAcaggaaaatatatttctttgCAGGCCACTTCCACCTGCTGTTTTTCAACCTCTGTATTATTTCCAtcaaccttccttccttccaactATTCCCAATGCCTGCTCACTTTGTGAACGGATATTTTCCAAGCTTCCACACCACACCATCGTGCATGTGACCACTTATCTACATCCTGAACAGTACCGTGACGGTCATTAGATgctcaaaccaacaaaaccaaaaaaaaaaaaaaagactggaaaaaaCACCTAACAGAATGGGGGGAAAGTAACACAAGAGAGTACAAGACTCTAGGTCTAGGCAACGTAAAGAAGAAAAACGCCTGCCATAAAAAAAATGCTAACACGGAATAAGCCAAGCCTTTTCCCAGAAGGAGCGAGTCACGCCAGCGGCGCGGCTGTGCCGTCAGCGGGCCCTCCCGCAGTCACGGGAGCTCAGTCCCCAGCCGGGATCCCGCGCGTCTCCCGGCAACACAGCCAGGCGCCGGAGCCCCAGCGCGGCGGGGTCGTGTGTCCGCGGGAGCGCGGCGGCTGCCGGAAGACCCGCGCCCGGGCTCTCACCGGCGGCTGCACTGcagccccgccgcggccccgggaCAGGGATCCGGTGCGGACCACCGGCCCCGCGGCGTGGCTAgggccgggccgagccgagccgagcccggCTCCTCCACGGCGGACACCTCGCCAGTGGCCTTCGCGGGAGGTGTCAACCGCACCCCGCCACGCCCcggccccccgcgccccccgctcaCCGGTGGGGATGCCCAGCTCTTTGGAGCCCCTGCCGAAGCCCTTCACCACCTCCCCGCGGCAGAAGTACGGCAGGTGCCGCATGGCGGCCGGCGAGCGAGGGCGGCCGTTGGGGCAGGCACGC
The Patagioenas fasciata isolate bPatFas1 chromosome Z, bPatFas1.hap1, whole genome shotgun sequence DNA segment above includes these coding regions:
- the LOC136114939 gene encoding riboflavin kinase-like, translated to MCRRYGCGGHSRLGKSILTGRKLACQSGIYIENRNPPLDFSPLFGSAQSKAVESAARQRCCFPVAGSCGRLALPSRACPNGRPRSPAAMRHLPYFCRGEVVKGFGRGSKELGIPTANFSEQVVESFPSDMSTGIYYGWACVGNGDVHKMVVSIGWNPFYKNIKKSVETHIIHTFKDDFYGEILSIVITGYIRPEKNFDSVEALISAIQEDIEEAKRQLDLPEHLKLKEDNFFRLPEGKTVNNH